A window of Streptomyces profundus genomic DNA:
GTGATCTCCTGGACTTCTGCCGGGGACAGACGGTCCTCTCCTATGGCAACGACATGGTCGTCATCGGCGAGAACGTGGGATGGGCCCGGCTCAGGGGCGAACAGCTCAAGACCGGATTCCTCGATCCCGGATTCCTCAGTATCCGCCCCTGGGTGAACGCCCTCGCCCCGGCGACGGAGCCGGTCAACGTGGGACGCCTGTGGCAGGTGCTCGGCCTGCCCAGGCCCGCGGCCGGGGAGGAGCATTCGGCGCTCTTCGACTGCTACTCGCTGGTGGCGGCCATCAGGCATCTCCACGCCGCCGGGGCGCGCCTGCCCGAAGGCACCCTCAGGAGCCGAACCGACGCACCCTGGGCACCCCCTGGCACAATCCCCGGGTGACCACGTTGTTCCTGATGGTCGGCCTGCCCGGGGCCGGCAAGACCACCAAGGCCCGGCAACTCGCCGAGGAGCACCGCGCGTTGCGGCTGACCCCGGACGAGTGGATGATCCCGCTCTTCGGCGAGCCGGAGGCCGACGGCAAACGCGACGTGCTGGAGGGCCGGCTGCTCCGGCTCGCCCTGGAGGCGCTGCGGCTCGGCACCAGCGTGGTCCTGGACTTCGGCTGTTGGTCCCGCGACGAGCGCCACGCCATCCGCCAGCTGACGGAGTCAACGGGCGCCGGCTGCCGCCTCGTCCACACCCCCGTGGACCCCGCGACCCAACGCGCCCGCATCGCCGAACGCCAAGCCACCGCCCCCGACCGGACGTTCCCCGTCACCGAGGCGGATCTCCTGCGCTGGCGCACGCTCTTCGAGGAGCCCGACGCGGCGGAGCTCGCCGGCGCCGAGACGAGGGAGCCGCCCGCCGGCTGGTCGACCTGGCCCGACTGGGCCGCCGACCGCTGGCCCTCCCTGGCCTAGGGTGCGTCTGCGCACATCAGGTCAACGCCACGCCGGCCCGGGCCCGGGGGCGGGTTTCCGACCGGCGGCCGGTGCCGGGCGTGGGGGACCAACGATTTCCGCTCGCCCGGCCCACACCGCGGAAGGCAAGGCCGGCGGAGAACCCGTTCGACACGGTCACCCGGGAGGCCGTCGGAGGGACCGGCCACCGCGCGCTGGTCGAACGTTTTCCGGACGCGGATTCACGAGGGAATTCCGCCGATA
This region includes:
- a CDS encoding 3'-5' exonuclease, which produces MSSYVVLDLEFTTWQGALEQDWSAPGQLREIVQIGALRVSDAHEVVESYEAFVRPVVNPRLSEYFTRLTGITQETVEREGLRPAEALGDLLDFCRGQTVLSYGNDMVVIGENVGWARLRGEQLKTGFLDPGFLSIRPWVNALAPATEPVNVGRLWQVLGLPRPAAGEEHSALFDCYSLVAAIRHLHAAGARLPEGTLRSRTDAPWAPPGTIPG
- a CDS encoding AAA family ATPase encodes the protein MTTLFLMVGLPGAGKTTKARQLAEEHRALRLTPDEWMIPLFGEPEADGKRDVLEGRLLRLALEALRLGTSVVLDFGCWSRDERHAIRQLTESTGAGCRLVHTPVDPATQRARIAERQATAPDRTFPVTEADLLRWRTLFEEPDAAELAGAETREPPAGWSTWPDWAADRWPSLA